The following proteins are co-located in the Aurantiacibacter atlanticus genome:
- a CDS encoding ligase-associated DNA damage response DEXH box helicase, with translation MPNAARRLASRASNHHLSRVSKRPIPPEIADWFAGRGWRVRRHQVEMLKASDAGKHAMLVADTGAGKTLAGFLPTLADFSPSRIGDGEQPEGLHTLYVSPLKALAHDVQRNLITPVEEMGLNIRIETRSGDTPSDRKKRQRSRPPNVLLTTPESLSLLLSYPESFTLFAGLKRVVVDEIHAFATQKRGDLLALSLSRLQAIAPEMQRAALSATVADPQAFTSWIAPWGDMDAVELVTGEAGAEPEVEILLPDEERVPWGGHAATWSIPQLYERILKSSTTLVFTNTRFLAEYIFQHLWDANEDKLPIGIHHGSLSKEARRKVEGAMARGELRALVCTSSLDLGVDWGDIDLVVQMGAPKGSSRLLQRIGRANHQLDQASRALLVPGNRFEFLEATAAMQAVEEGQRDGEDFRPGGLDVLAQHVMACACAAPFEEAALLAEVRSCWPYAGVDEEVWGRVLEFVATGGYALRAYDKFKRITREEGEGGAIVWRLTHPEQAYRHRMNAGIIVDSEMLEVRFRNGRSLGRVEERFAASLRPGDTFQFSGVNVEVEQLKDMELIVRASSKAAMIPSYGGLRLPLTTHLADRVRTLLIDRAGWARFPDDVREWLEVQDWRSRMPGPDNLLVESFPHSKRHYTVYYTFTGWNANQSLGMLITARMEALGLMPSGFVANDYSLAVWGLKPVEDPRPLLSPDILTDEFIDWLQDSHLLRRAFREVAVIAGLVERQHPGKRKSGRQVTFSTDLIYDVLRKYEPDHVLIEAAWADARARMTDIGRLGDLLDSAAERLDHVVLDRVSPLAVPVMVMIGRESVPQGEADDELLLEAETLAGAAMRVEDHDEIVWD, from the coding sequence ATGCCCAACGCAGCAAGACGCCTTGCCTCTCGCGCTTCGAACCATCATCTTTCCAGGGTGAGCAAACGCCCCATCCCGCCCGAAATAGCCGATTGGTTCGCAGGCCGAGGCTGGCGCGTGAGACGCCATCAGGTGGAAATGCTGAAAGCCAGCGATGCAGGCAAGCATGCGATGCTGGTGGCCGATACAGGGGCCGGGAAGACACTGGCGGGCTTTTTGCCGACCTTGGCCGATTTCAGCCCCTCTCGCATCGGGGATGGTGAGCAGCCCGAAGGCTTGCACACGCTCTACGTATCGCCTCTGAAGGCGCTCGCGCATGATGTGCAGCGCAATCTTATCACTCCGGTGGAGGAGATGGGGCTGAACATCCGCATCGAAACGCGCAGCGGCGACACGCCGTCCGACCGCAAGAAGCGCCAGCGCAGCAGACCGCCAAATGTGCTGCTGACCACGCCGGAAAGCCTCTCGCTGCTGCTTAGCTATCCGGAAAGCTTTACACTCTTTGCAGGCCTCAAGCGAGTGGTGGTGGACGAAATCCACGCTTTCGCAACGCAGAAACGCGGTGATCTTCTTGCGCTCTCGCTTTCCCGATTGCAGGCCATTGCTCCTGAAATGCAGCGCGCTGCGCTTTCAGCGACGGTTGCCGATCCGCAGGCCTTTACATCCTGGATTGCGCCATGGGGCGATATGGATGCGGTTGAGCTTGTGACGGGCGAAGCGGGGGCCGAACCGGAAGTTGAAATCCTCCTCCCGGATGAAGAACGGGTGCCGTGGGGTGGCCATGCAGCAACGTGGTCGATCCCCCAGCTTTATGAGCGGATTCTCAAGAGCAGTACCACATTGGTGTTCACGAATACGCGCTTCCTGGCCGAATATATATTTCAGCATCTGTGGGACGCGAATGAGGACAAGTTGCCCATCGGCATCCATCACGGCTCTTTGTCCAAGGAAGCGCGCCGTAAGGTAGAGGGGGCAATGGCACGTGGGGAATTGCGGGCACTGGTATGCACTTCCAGCCTCGATCTGGGCGTCGATTGGGGGGATATTGATCTGGTTGTGCAAATGGGTGCGCCCAAAGGTTCCAGTCGGCTGCTCCAGCGTATTGGCCGCGCTAACCATCAGCTCGATCAAGCGAGCCGCGCCTTGCTTGTGCCCGGCAACCGCTTCGAATTCCTGGAGGCAACCGCTGCGATGCAGGCAGTTGAAGAAGGCCAGCGTGACGGCGAGGATTTTCGTCCAGGCGGGCTTGATGTGCTGGCACAGCATGTCATGGCCTGCGCCTGCGCTGCTCCATTTGAGGAGGCGGCGCTGTTGGCAGAAGTGCGTTCCTGCTGGCCCTATGCAGGGGTGGACGAGGAAGTTTGGGGCCGCGTCCTCGAATTCGTTGCGACGGGGGGATATGCCCTGCGTGCCTATGACAAGTTCAAGCGGATCACCCGTGAAGAAGGTGAGGGCGGTGCGATTGTCTGGCGGTTGACCCACCCGGAGCAGGCGTATCGTCACCGAATGAATGCAGGCATCATCGTTGATTCCGAAATGCTCGAAGTGCGATTTCGCAACGGTCGATCGCTCGGGCGGGTCGAAGAACGCTTTGCCGCGTCTTTGCGTCCCGGGGATACGTTCCAGTTCAGCGGCGTAAACGTCGAAGTCGAACAGTTGAAGGATATGGAACTGATCGTCCGCGCCAGCTCAAAGGCGGCGATGATCCCATCCTATGGCGGGCTTCGCCTGCCGCTGACCACGCATTTGGCAGATCGTGTGCGCACTTTACTGATTGACCGTGCGGGCTGGGCGCGTTTTCCCGATGATGTGCGCGAATGGCTGGAAGTGCAGGATTGGCGCAGCCGCATGCCGGGGCCGGATAACCTGCTCGTCGAAAGCTTCCCTCACTCCAAGCGTCATTACACCGTCTATTATACTTTCACCGGCTGGAATGCGAACCAGTCTCTTGGCATGCTGATAACCGCGCGGATGGAAGCTCTGGGCCTAATGCCGAGCGGTTTTGTGGCGAATGATTATTCGCTCGCCGTTTGGGGCTTAAAGCCAGTGGAAGACCCGCGCCCGCTTCTTTCACCTGACATACTGACCGATGAATTTATCGACTGGCTGCAGGATTCGCACCTTCTGCGCCGCGCCTTCAGGGAAGTGGCGGTCATCGCCGGACTGGTCGAGCGCCAACATCCTGGCAAGCGAAAGAGCGGGCGGCAAGTGACCTTCAGCACCGATCTCATCTATGATGTGCTGCGCAAATACGAGCCTGACCATGTGTTGATCGAAGCTGCTTGGGCGGATGCGCGGGCGCGAATGACCGATATCGGGCGGCTCGGTGATTTACTGGACAGTGCTGCCGAACGGCTTGACCATGTTGTGCTGGACCGCGTCAGCCCGCTGGCAGTGCCGGTGATGGTTATGATCGGGCGCGAAAGCGTGCCGCAGGGCGAAGCGGACGATGAACTGCTGCTGGAGGCGGAGACGTTGGCAGGAGCTGCCATGCGAGTTGAAGACCACGACGAAATAGTGTGGGATTAA
- a CDS encoding ExbD/TolR family protein, protein MAMAGGSDDGEPMMEMNMTPLIDVLLVLLIMFIITIPIATHAVNIDLPSPTNDPSTPDVDPVTNKIVLTRENVILWNDTPISQNELVYNLSQSLDLAVEPELQFEPEANASYDLAATVLDIIKRSGVTRFGFVGNDKYRQFGS, encoded by the coding sequence ATGGCAATGGCAGGCGGCAGTGATGACGGCGAGCCGATGATGGAAATGAACATGACGCCGTTGATCGACGTCCTGCTCGTTCTCCTCATCATGTTCATCATCACGATCCCGATTGCGACGCACGCGGTCAATATTGATCTCCCGTCGCCGACCAACGATCCGAGTACGCCGGATGTCGATCCGGTTACCAACAAGATTGTGCTCACTCGGGAAAATGTCATTCTCTGGAACGACACCCCGATCTCGCAGAATGAGCTGGTTTACAATTTGAGCCAGTCGCTCGACCTTGCGGTTGAGCCGGAATTGCAGTTCGAACCCGAAGCCAATGCCAGCTATGATTTGGCTGCCACGGTGCTCGACATCATCAAGCGCTCGGGTGTGACGAGATTCGGCTTTGTCGGCAATGACAAGTACCGGCAGTTCGGCTCTTGA
- the pgmG gene encoding phosphoglucomutase/phosphomannomutase PgmG, with protein sequence MAYNFDPTVLREYDIRGIIGETLGPDDARAIARGFGTLLVRDLGETKKPKVAVGYDGRVSSPMLEHALIEGLTSSGCDVRRIGMGATPMLYYAEASSEEVDGGIQITGSHNPANYNGFKMVFRGRPFFGADIQLIGRMAAEGDWLDGSGTVESVDIIDAYIDRMLTALDGIDPAALSSLKVGWDAGNGAAGPALEKLAARLPGEHHLLFTEVDGNFPNHHPDPTVEANLADLRQLVAEKSCDFGIAFDGDGDRIGAIDGEGRVIWGDQLLMIYAEDLLAKLPNSTIIADVKASRALFDHVEKHGGQAIMWKTGHSLIKSKMKEVSSPLAGEMSGHVFFADTYYGFDDALYAGIRLLAASARLGKSVTQLRSDMPQMLNTPEMRFQVDESRKFAAIDEVKARLTGDDVPAGVEVNDTDGVRVNTPDGWWLLRASNTQDVLVARAESETEDGLARLMEQIDAQLELSGLERGKSVGH encoded by the coding sequence ATGGCTTATAATTTCGATCCGACCGTGCTGCGCGAATATGACATTCGCGGCATCATTGGTGAAACCCTCGGTCCGGATGATGCCCGCGCCATAGCCCGCGGCTTTGGCACATTGCTGGTGCGCGATCTGGGCGAGACGAAGAAACCTAAGGTTGCCGTCGGTTATGACGGGCGGGTCAGTTCACCCATGCTCGAGCACGCGTTGATAGAAGGCCTGACGTCGAGCGGCTGTGACGTACGCCGTATCGGAATGGGGGCGACCCCTATGCTTTATTACGCCGAAGCTTCATCCGAGGAAGTGGATGGCGGCATTCAGATAACTGGCAGCCACAATCCCGCCAATTATAATGGCTTCAAAATGGTATTTCGTGGGCGACCGTTTTTCGGCGCGGATATCCAGCTGATCGGCCGGATGGCTGCCGAGGGGGACTGGCTCGACGGATCCGGCACGGTCGAGAGCGTCGATATCATTGATGCCTATATTGATCGCATGCTGACCGCGCTCGACGGGATTGATCCTGCTGCACTCAGCAGTCTCAAGGTTGGCTGGGATGCGGGCAATGGGGCGGCTGGACCCGCGCTTGAAAAACTCGCCGCGCGGCTGCCGGGTGAACACCATTTGCTGTTCACCGAAGTGGACGGAAACTTTCCTAACCATCACCCTGATCCTACTGTCGAAGCGAACCTTGCCGACCTGCGCCAACTGGTTGCCGAGAAGTCTTGCGACTTCGGAATTGCCTTTGACGGCGATGGCGACCGGATTGGTGCTATCGACGGCGAAGGCCGCGTCATCTGGGGTGATCAACTACTGATGATTTACGCGGAGGACCTCCTCGCAAAACTACCTAATTCGACCATTATCGCCGATGTGAAGGCCAGCCGCGCCTTGTTCGATCACGTCGAAAAGCACGGCGGACAGGCGATTATGTGGAAGACCGGGCATTCGCTGATCAAGTCCAAAATGAAGGAAGTTTCCTCACCATTGGCGGGCGAAATGAGCGGACACGTGTTTTTCGCGGACACATATTACGGTTTCGACGATGCGCTTTACGCCGGAATTCGTCTGCTTGCCGCCTCTGCGCGTTTGGGCAAGTCAGTGACCCAGTTGCGCAGTGACATGCCGCAAATGCTCAACACGCCCGAAATGCGCTTCCAGGTGGATGAAAGTCGGAAATTTGCTGCGATTGATGAGGTAAAGGCGCGGCTGACGGGAGATGATGTGCCTGCTGGCGTCGAGGTGAACGATACCGATGGCGTGCGGGTCAACACGCCCGATGGCTGGTGGCTGCTGAGGGCTTCCAATACGCAAGATGTGCTTGTGGCGCGCGCTGAGAGTGAAACCGAGGATGGCCTTGCGCGCCTGATGGAGCAGATCGACGCTCAACTGGAACTGAGCGGGCTTGAACGCGGCAAGAGCGTGGGACATTGA
- a CDS encoding J domain-containing protein, protein MFRLIVLAGLGVLVFRWMTGRWPWQPKVSIRSQAIIRAYRLLGIEPGANRSDIIAAHKRLVAMVHPDRGGSNEQVHEANAARDLLLDELPREVR, encoded by the coding sequence ATGTTCCGCCTGATTGTCCTTGCCGGGCTTGGCGTGCTGGTGTTCCGGTGGATGACGGGGCGGTGGCCCTGGCAGCCAAAGGTTTCTATTCGCAGTCAGGCGATCATTCGAGCGTACCGCCTGCTTGGTATCGAACCTGGCGCTAACCGAAGTGACATAATTGCTGCGCATAAGCGCCTAGTGGCTATGGTCCATCCTGATCGCGGTGGCTCGAACGAGCAGGTTCATGAAGCCAATGCCGCGCGCGACCTGCTGCTTGATGAATTGCCCCGCGAAGTACGCTAA
- a CDS encoding BON domain-containing protein, which produces MPNRYPRSPSASSSRGYYQDEYDARQQEQFEPDSRYYQESAGSADYGRDHASSRFPESSRSPNYGQSQASRRYAPLDEYDQASADMQSRGLKQPGVHGSFRGDSYGGEAMAGPAASLGSRPYYGMDAGTGSYTGAGEYRDRGPNPNNDRGIIERAGDEIASWFGDEDAERRREMDHRGRGPSNYKRSDERILEDACDRLTDDRGVDASDIEVSVDTSEITLNGKVNSRWEKRRAEDCVHDVSGVGHVQNNLRIRQTEMRAGSAPKSIES; this is translated from the coding sequence ATGCCAAATCGTTATCCCCGCTCACCCAGCGCATCCTCTTCGCGCGGATATTATCAAGACGAATACGACGCCCGCCAACAGGAACAGTTTGAACCTGATAGCCGCTATTATCAGGAAAGTGCGGGCTCTGCCGATTATGGCAGAGATCATGCGTCCAGTCGTTTCCCAGAATCATCTCGATCGCCGAATTATGGCCAGTCACAAGCTTCGCGGCGCTACGCCCCATTGGACGAATATGACCAGGCGAGCGCAGACATGCAGAGCCGAGGCCTGAAACAGCCCGGCGTACACGGCAGTTTTAGAGGCGATTCCTACGGTGGCGAAGCGATGGCCGGGCCTGCAGCAAGCCTTGGCAGTCGACCATATTACGGGATGGATGCAGGGACCGGCAGCTACACCGGTGCCGGTGAGTATCGCGATCGCGGCCCAAACCCGAATAATGACCGAGGCATTATAGAACGGGCAGGTGATGAGATCGCCAGCTGGTTTGGAGACGAAGATGCCGAACGCCGCAGAGAGATGGACCATCGTGGGCGCGGACCGAGCAATTACAAACGGTCGGATGAGCGAATCCTTGAAGATGCATGTGATCGCCTGACCGATGATCGCGGCGTCGATGCAAGCGACATCGAAGTTTCCGTGGACACCTCAGAGATTACGCTTAACGGCAAGGTCAACAGCCGTTGGGAAAAGCGCCGTGCTGAAGATTGCGTGCACGATGTTTCCGGTGTTGGGCACGTGCAAAACAATCTGCGCATTCGCCAGACCGAAATGCGGGCTGGGTCGGCTCCGAAATCGATTGAATCCTGA
- a CDS encoding division plane positioning ATPase MipZ — protein sequence MPHRIVFANEKGGTGKSTTAVHVAVALAYQGARVAALDLDTRQATLFRYCENRAATQARRDVKLPGPVFDTCHGDTIEALEEEAARIGEDADFIVFDTPGRDDPFARHVAASADTLVTPMNDSFVDFDLIGQVDAESFKVRKLSFYSELIWEARIKRSRVQIEQERREMDWVVVRNRTGYTDARNQRRIDEALTELSKRVGFRAVQGLSERVIYRELFPSGLTLLDKGHLGELGTSHLVARQELRNLLQNLRLPMPSENQGRDVALPSTEPATVAA from the coding sequence ATGCCGCATCGTATCGTGTTCGCCAATGAAAAGGGCGGAACGGGAAAATCCACGACAGCCGTACATGTCGCAGTGGCGCTTGCATATCAGGGGGCAAGGGTCGCGGCACTCGATCTGGACACGCGGCAGGCCACCTTGTTCCGCTATTGCGAAAACCGGGCGGCAACGCAGGCGCGCCGCGATGTAAAACTTCCCGGCCCTGTCTTCGACACCTGCCATGGCGACACGATTGAAGCGCTGGAAGAGGAAGCCGCGCGAATTGGCGAAGACGCCGATTTCATCGTTTTCGATACTCCGGGGCGTGATGACCCCTTCGCCCGCCATGTTGCTGCCAGCGCCGATACGCTGGTCACACCGATGAATGACAGTTTCGTCGATTTTGACCTCATCGGGCAAGTCGACGCGGAAAGTTTCAAGGTCCGCAAATTGTCTTTCTACTCGGAATTGATCTGGGAAGCCCGGATCAAGCGGAGCCGTGTGCAGATCGAGCAGGAAAGAAGAGAGATGGATTGGGTCGTCGTGCGTAACCGCACCGGCTATACAGATGCCCGCAACCAGCGCCGCATAGATGAGGCGCTGACAGAGCTTTCCAAGCGCGTTGGCTTTCGGGCGGTGCAGGGGCTTTCCGAGCGGGTGATTTACCGCGAGCTGTTTCCTTCCGGTCTGACCCTACTGGACAAGGGGCATCTGGGCGAATTGGGCACCAGCCATCTCGTCGCGCGGCAGGAATTGCGTAATTTGCTCCAGAACCTGCGCCTTCCGATGCCATCAGAAAATCAAGGGCGGGATGTTGCCCTGCCTTCCACCGAGCCGGCGACGGTCGCCGCCTGA
- a CDS encoding MotA/TolQ/ExbB proton channel family protein, translating to MLIETLTAAATEAAPDTEFGFIQAMEEGGPVAWSILTLMIIMSVGSFYILITKYFEQNKVMKEYRAGRVAFWRAGSLKEGATKFEKNSAWRQLVEDGIRAGDESEKMADNLESHDWLHGTLARSESSINAKLAGGLPFLATVGATAPFVGLLGTVIGIYRALIKIGATGSASIDQVAGPVGEALIMTAIGLLVAVPAVFAYNYLQSRNRRIAAMLSGFSTDLQANITSHGQVKPSMMTATSTQASGKAAKTAPAAARPATAAPVNKPKA from the coding sequence ATGCTTATCGAAACTTTGACCGCAGCTGCGACCGAAGCGGCGCCCGATACTGAATTCGGCTTCATCCAGGCCATGGAAGAAGGCGGCCCCGTCGCCTGGTCCATCCTGACATTGATGATCATTATGTCGGTTGGGTCGTTCTACATCCTGATCACCAAATATTTCGAACAGAATAAGGTGATGAAAGAATATCGTGCAGGCCGCGTCGCTTTCTGGCGCGCCGGTTCGCTGAAAGAAGGCGCCACCAAGTTTGAAAAGAACAGCGCCTGGCGTCAGCTCGTCGAAGACGGCATCCGTGCCGGCGACGAATCCGAAAAGATGGCCGACAACCTCGAATCGCACGATTGGCTTCACGGCACACTTGCTCGCTCTGAATCCAGCATCAACGCCAAGCTCGCGGGCGGTCTGCCGTTCCTTGCGACGGTCGGTGCAACTGCGCCTTTCGTTGGCCTGCTCGGCACCGTGATCGGCATCTACCGCGCACTTATCAAAATCGGTGCGACCGGCTCTGCCTCGATCGACCAGGTTGCCGGCCCTGTTGGTGAAGCACTGATCATGACCGCTATCGGTCTGCTCGTCGCTGTTCCCGCAGTGTTCGCTTACAACTATTTGCAGTCACGTAACCGTCGCATCGCGGCAATGCTTTCGGGCTTCTCAACGGATCTGCAGGCGAACATCACCTCCCATGGCCAGGTCAAGCCTTCGATGATGACGGCTACTTCCACTCAGGCTTCAGGCAAGGCCGCAAAAACCGCTCCAGCGGCAGCGCGCCCAGCTACAGCTGCACCGGTGAACAAGCCCAAGGCTTAA
- a CDS encoding ExbD/TolR family protein yields the protein MAIAMGSGEAQPMSDINTTPLVDVMLVLVIIFLIAVPVAIQTVEGLEIPVIENRESDDKVENLLITVTTTDAEGRTPRTLRSGFTGATRDGECRVFFNNTTLVDSTELYDAAFERLDAIVQRAGGPEAIMADPELIPQVHIRGDVDAPWRCVAGTIFNVQAAGYPTIAFISNPIDPNQ from the coding sequence ATGGCCATAGCGATGGGATCCGGCGAAGCACAGCCGATGTCCGACATCAACACCACGCCGCTGGTGGATGTCATGCTGGTTCTGGTGATCATCTTCCTGATTGCAGTTCCAGTGGCCATCCAAACGGTTGAAGGGTTGGAGATCCCGGTTATCGAAAACCGGGAATCGGACGACAAGGTCGAGAACCTGCTGATCACGGTGACCACGACGGATGCCGAAGGCCGCACTCCACGCACTTTGCGTTCCGGCTTTACCGGGGCAACGCGTGATGGTGAATGCCGGGTCTTCTTCAACAATACGACGCTGGTCGATTCGACCGAGCTTTACGACGCAGCTTTCGAACGCCTCGATGCAATCGTGCAGCGTGCGGGCGGGCCCGAAGCCATCATGGCCGATCCCGAACTTATCCCGCAGGTTCACATTCGCGGTGACGTTGACGCCCCATGGCGCTGCGTCGCAGGCACAATCTTCAACGTGCAGGCGGCCGGTTATCCGACCATCGCCTTCATTTCGAATCCGATCGATCCGAACCAGTAA